The window AAGCCCTAGCACCATCTAGAAAACAAGAACCAATATTATCAAAAGTTACACCACCATCTGCTTCAATACAACCAGAAAATTTTTGTTCCCTTAGAAGTGTATTTAATTTAGTCATTTTACCATGTGTTTCTTCGATATATTTTTGACCAGATTTTCCAGGTACGACAGACATCACAATAAGTTGATCAAGCGAAGGTAAGAATCTGTAAGACCATTCAGGAAGTTCTGTGTCAGGATTTATTGCAAGGCCAACACCAACTTGATGTTGCTTTAATAGATCATGAATTTCACCAAAGCTTGATTCATTACAAACTTCTGCATGTATTGTAATTATATCAGAACCTGCATCAACATATTCTCTAACATGTTTTACAGGTTCATTGATCATCAAATGAGTGTCAAATGGGATAACAGTAAGAGGTCTTAGTTCTTTAATTTTTCTATGATCAAATGTTTTGGTCTGTACGAATTGCCCATCCATTACATCCAGATGGATGTAATCTGCTCGTCCGGCTACACATCGTTTTACTTCATTTTCTAGATTATTCATATCACCAGCAATGATTGAAGGTGCAATCATGAACTGAGAGTCAAGTTCCAAATTAATTAATGGAACTACATCTGAGTCAGGAGCCTTTCCATGCCATTGTGGATTATCTTCCATATGTTCAACCCCTTTTCCTTTAATTGTTCTAGCAATAATTATTGATGGAATTCCTTTTGTAGAATTTGCTTTAGTTATTGCAGCATCAATTTGTTCAATTCTATGTCCATCTATTTCAATTACATTCCAACCAAATGATCTCCATTTGTCACCTGTTTTCCATCTGGATGCATCTTTCCACATTTCTGAAATATCATCTCCTTCTAACTTTTCATCCAAAGGCATTATTTTTTCAGTGTAAGAATCTTGTTGGATAAAATTTCTATCTAAAAAAGCCGTAAGATTATCAACTTTGTATTTTGCAGCAGTCATTGCAGCTTCCCATACTTGACCTTCATCAGATTCACCATCACCAATTATAGTATAGACATGATAATTTTTTTGATCAATTTTTGCAGCAAGAGCAACTCCTATAGAATAAGACAATCCAGTTCCCAAAGATCCACCACAGAATTCGACTCCTGGACATTTAAGATCTGGATGTCCCTGTAATTTACTACCGAATTTTCTCAAAGTTTCAAGATCGGATTCTGGAAAATAACCAGCTACTGCCATATTAGAAAATAGACCAGGTGCAGCATGTCCTTTAGATAGTACTAGTCTATCTCTATCTTCCCAATTAGGATTTTTAGGATCATACTTCAAATGTTTGTAAAACAAGCAACCTAAAATTTCAGCCATAGAAAAAGAGCCTCCAGGATGACCAGAACCAGCAGTGT is drawn from Candidatus Nitrosarchaeum limnium SFB1 and contains these coding sequences:
- a CDS encoding ribulose-phosphate 3-epimerase produces the protein MGLNYYQIKKNVLRARKLVIKATNTAGSGHPGGSFSMAEILGCLFYKHLKYDPKNPNWEDRDRLVLSKGHAAPGLFSNMAVAGYFPESDLETLRKFGSKLQGHPDLKCPGVEFCGGSLGTGLSYSIGVALAAKIDQKNYHVYTIIGDGESDEGQVWEAAMTAAKYKVDNLTAFLDRNFIQQDSYTEKIMPLDEKLEGDDISEMWKDASRWKTGDKWRSFGWNVIEIDGHRIEQIDAAITKANSTKGIPSIIIARTIKGKGVEHMEDNPQWHGKAPDSDVVPLINLELDSQFMIAPSIIAGDMNNLENEVKRCVAGRADYIHLDVMDGQFVQTKTFDHRKIKELRPLTVIPFDTHLMINEPVKHVREYVDAGSDIITIHAEVCNESSFGEIHDLLKQHQVGVGLAINPDTELPEWSYRFLPSLDQLIVMSVVPGKSGQKYIEETHGKMTKLNTLLREQKFSGCIEADGGVTFDNIGSCFLDGARAFVGGSAIIGKQDVRTAIRDFRNQVLKTKRKILIDKANELGGSDLVKKWMGLHVIGEKHDQIKKMVEEAGYL